In the Parasteatoda tepidariorum isolate YZ-2023 chromosome 3, CAS_Ptep_4.0, whole genome shotgun sequence genome, one interval contains:
- the LOC107453740 gene encoding GATA zinc finger domain-containing protein 13-like, whose product MQQEVPNKEKKNIDQKEKNNFYDINVLANYINKRNISDQHSNDNKFRNQNNLQNTSTSNERRNNSRVLNKTSIFEYLRKLFNDAEILFRIPQIESRKSDRENLNILSENHSNDLNSKFRDLVCKIMHCQRSNEYNINRYKEVRTDQQANQLGLQVLRSLDGGKSGDYLENNSNSLPIISSTSFKERKRNESSAVSIPLDSSDKISAINGSSKSNQTALKESDEFTPAGSLKSRTKSRENDLIPGDLAKKRKKSALQIYSQDSHDKRPGILKRKNAAILQLNFDIKVPKEREENVYFRLKFPEESLRKSQDQSERNAGDVNYKKAAEPLQNKITLTFLKEKSNDTSATTKINRWLEINTLTNEKVNSIENKTNSVFKINGVTKLLQNISLFFMPSLRTSFSGIFKLPVADRPIPESKNKSGILNANRITGNGQNIEHLLNRRRRHYNYYSQDKNFRPIDRPNVYQGFKQKHERYYNNEQYGRHGPITQFTKSSNSNYVKHYSPGIGNNPPKYNQNIPPSYARQEAYTPHIQSNTQSYSPRESRTFRGYMNDFNSYDVEASEPQSQASRRGSLKSIIDKDITPLINSINNNVSNHTSNAQHIIHWYFIIPNQANGDPFFVWKNTSVPAANGEAEDSPVSDLKSPILTAPAQLSENETSAENITMDNSTTTTNTSIENDKLIWNSTEYEYDDEIWHKNQWAYISPPTIPNGTVTTKRPKVPSKWPWNIVHHHQHHKPNKYPRKTWPWPETVSCSCNKWYVPSRGWWPSRTTPMMPGMSGWDKK is encoded by the coding sequence ATGCAGCAAGAAGTTCccaataaagaaaagaaaaacattgatcaaaaagaaaagaataatttttatgatataaacgTACTCGccaattatataaacaaaagaaatatatctgATCAACACAGTAATGATAACAAATTCCGAAACCAAAACAATCTACAGAACACCAGCACAAGCAATGAAAGGAGAAATAATAGtagagttttaaataaaacaagcatCTTTGAATACTTAAGAAAACTATTCAATGATGCAGAGATATTGTTTCGTATTCCTCAAATCGAATCGCGAAAATCAGACcgcgaaaatttaaatattttatctgagAATCACTCAAACGATTTAAATTCTAAGTTTCGTGACTTAGTATGTAAAATAATGCATTGTCAAAGatcaaatgaatataatataaatagatataaagAAGTTAGAACAGACCAACAAGCTAATCAACTGGGCTTACAGGTTTTGAGAAGTTTAGATGGCGGTAAATCAGGGGactatttggaaaataattcgAATTCTCTCCCGATTATATCATcgacatcttttaaagaaagaaaaagaaatgaatcgAGTGCTGTATCCATTCCCCTAGATTCATCAGATAAAATCTCTGCCATCAATGGGTCTTCGAAATCGAATCAAACTGCTTTAAAAGAGAGCGACGAATTCACTCCTGCAGGTTCATTAAAGTCGAGAACGAAATCTCGAGAAAATGATTTGATTCCTGGGGACCTTGCcaagaaacgtaaaaaatctGCATTGCAAATTTACAGCCAAGATTCGCATGATAAGAGACCGGGaattctaaaaaggaaaaacgcAGCCATTTTGCAGTTAAACTTCGACATTAAGGTACCAAAAGAGAGAGAGGAGAACgtttatttcagattaaaattccCAGAGGAGAGTTTAAGGAAATCGCAAGATCAATCTGAAAGGAACGCTGGcgatgtaaattataaaaaagctgCAGAGCCCTTACAAAATAAGATTACTCTAACGTTCTTAAAAGAAAAGTCTAATGATACTAGTGCTACTACTAAAATCAACAGATGGCTTGAAATAAACACATTAACCAACGAGAAGGTTAATTcaatagaaaacaaaacaaatagtgtttttaaaataaatggagtTACTAAATTGCTACAAAatatatctttgttttttatgcCTTCATTGCGAACTTCTTTCTCTGGTATTTTTAAGCTTCCTGTTGCAGATCGTCCAATTCccgaatcaaaaaataaatcaggaattttaaatgcaaacagGATAACAGGGAATGGtcaaaatattgaacatttattaaacagaaGAAGAAGACACTACAACTATTACTCACAGGACAAGAATTTTAGACCCATCGACAGACCTAATGTTTATCAGGGTTTCAAACAAAAGCATGAAAGGtattataataatgaacaaTATGGAAGACATGGGCCTATTACTCAGTTTACTAAAAGTTCAAATTCGAATTATGTTAAGCATTACTCTCCCGGGATTGGTAACAATCCTCCAAAATATAACCAAAATATACCACCCAGTTACGCTCGCCAAGAGGCTTATACCCCTCACATACAGAGCAACACCCAAAGCTATTCTCCAAGAGAGTCGAGAACTTTTCGTGGATATATGAATGACTTTAACAGCTATGACGTCGAAGCATCTGAACCACAATCACAAGCAAGTCGTAGAGGTTCTCTAAAATCTATCATAGATAAAGATATTACACCATTGATCAACAGCATAAACAACAATGTATCAAATCATACCAGTAATGCCCAGCACATTATTCACTGGTATTTCATTATTCCCAATCAAGCAAATGGCGATCCATTTTTTGTGTGGAAAAACACGTCCGTTCCAGCAGCGAATGGGGAAGCCGAGGATAGCCCAGTATCTGATTTGAAGTCTCCCATCTTGACCGCGCCTGCCCAACTATCTGAAAACGAAACTTCAGCAGAAAATATAACCATGGACAACTCAACAACTACCACAAATACATCAATCGAAAATGATAAACTCATATGGAATTCCACTGAGTATGAGTATGATGATGAAATTTGGCATAAAAATCAATGGGCTTACATTTCACCACCAACAATACCCAACGGGACTGTGACAACCAAGAGGCCTAAAGTACCATCGAAGTGGCCGTGGAATATTGTTCACCATCATCAGCACCATAAACCTAATAAATATCCGAGGAAAACTTGGCCCTGGCCAGAAACTGTATCTTGTTCTTGCAACAAATGGTACGTACCTAGTCGTGGATGGTGGCCCAGCCGAACCACTCCTATGATGCCAGGAATGAGTGGATgggacaaaaaataa